A single genomic interval of uncultured Sphaerochaeta sp. harbors:
- a CDS encoding 5-formyltetrahydrofolate cyclo-ligase → MQDKESVRAQLISQERALRGTDFSEEDRLSCSALLSSALYKDASWIFGFFPLPSEVDIRVVLLDAIAHKHLALPLCRPDGTMSFQEVLSLDHLHTGSLGITEPLEGSAVMPSNDTLILVPGLAFTHQKARLGRGKGYYDRFLHLYRESYTLGICRKHQLLKSIPTDQWDIGVNGLLCGGAFY, encoded by the coding sequence ATGCAAGACAAAGAGAGTGTAAGGGCACAGCTGATATCCCAAGAGAGAGCATTGCGAGGAACTGATTTCTCCGAAGAAGATCGCTTGAGTTGCTCTGCATTGCTCTCTAGTGCGCTCTACAAAGATGCCTCTTGGATCTTTGGCTTCTTCCCCCTTCCATCCGAGGTTGATATCAGAGTCGTTCTGCTTGATGCAATAGCACACAAGCATCTTGCCTTACCACTTTGCAGGCCTGATGGTACCATGAGCTTTCAGGAAGTGTTGAGCCTGGATCATTTACATACAGGAAGTCTGGGAATTACTGAGCCTCTAGAGGGGAGCGCTGTAATGCCTTCCAACGACACCCTTATCCTGGTTCCGGGACTTGCCTTTACCCACCAGAAAGCACGCCTTGGAAGAGGCAAAGGCTACTACGATCGGTTTCTACATTTGTATAGAGAATCATACACGCTCGGCATCTGCCGGAAACATCAACTTCTTAAGAGCATCCCAACTGATCAGTGGGACATTGGGGTCAATGGACTATTATGTGGAGGAGCCTTCTACTAA
- a CDS encoding PTS sugar transporter subunit IIA, whose translation MDILNDCQSVICQLTSKDKTQAILEVIDSCSVFTSLPDLERFKRGVLRREHIQSTGIGHGVAIAHGKILGINEVHIALGISKEGIEYGSSDGMPVHLLFVIASSPSIQMEYLGALSSILRGVRTEQMREHLLNLHQSKSDEACRRFLSMMAKQEFVWFCQRPSLVEGSST comes from the coding sequence GTGGATATTCTCAATGATTGCCAATCGGTGATCTGTCAGCTTACGTCGAAAGATAAGACCCAGGCCATCCTGGAAGTGATAGATTCCTGTTCAGTGTTCACGTCTCTCCCTGACCTCGAGCGTTTCAAGCGCGGGGTGCTTCGTCGTGAGCATATACAGTCAACGGGTATTGGACATGGGGTTGCTATTGCCCATGGAAAGATTCTCGGTATCAATGAAGTCCACATTGCATTGGGTATCAGCAAAGAGGGCATAGAGTACGGTAGCAGTGATGGGATGCCTGTCCATCTCCTGTTTGTGATTGCCTCTTCCCCGTCCATCCAGATGGAGTACCTAGGTGCCTTGAGTTCCATTCTGAGAGGAGTGCGTACCGAGCAGATGAGAGAACACCTCCTGAATCTGCACCAAAGCAAGAGTGACGAGGCTTGCCGGCGGTTCCTTTCCATGATGGCTAAGCAGGAGTTTGTCTGGTTCTGCCAGCGGCCCAGTTTAGTAGAAGGCTCCTCCACATAA
- the gltA gene encoding NADPH-dependent glutamate synthase: MHITKETLDAQAKELLEQLKDKTLSPRDRAQIPLQEMPSQAPEVRVCNMEEVALGYTDNQVRVEAMRCLQCKNEPCIAGCPVSIDIPAFIAEAAKGNYGKSVEIIKESSLLPSICGRVCPQEAQCQKFCTVGKMHKDVEQSVSIGRIERYVADYAREHDLEKVPHIKSDSGRKVAVVGSGPASISAAADLRREGHSVVMFEALHKAGGVLVYGIPEFRLPKKIVEHELQNLKEMGVEIRPNYLVGKTRKITDLMERDGFDAVFVGSGAGLPKFLGIEGENYVGVFSANEYLTRSNLMKAYAVGKSRTPLYQSKKVAVFGGGNVAMDAARTAKRLGAEEVFIVYRRTELEMPARREEVNHAKEEGVKFLFLHSPLKITADEKGRVNGVELITCELGEPDASGRRRPVEIPGSEKIFDFDTAIIAIGNDSNPLIKATTDGIEVNRRGNFIVNEETCETTLRGVYAGGDIVLGAATVILAMGQGRKAAKAMNAYLEDLA, from the coding sequence ATGCATATAACGAAAGAAACACTTGACGCCCAAGCAAAAGAGTTGCTCGAGCAACTGAAAGATAAGACACTCAGCCCTAGGGATAGGGCACAGATTCCCCTCCAGGAGATGCCAAGTCAGGCTCCAGAGGTCCGTGTATGCAATATGGAAGAGGTTGCCCTCGGTTATACGGACAATCAGGTCCGTGTTGAGGCCATGCGCTGTCTCCAGTGCAAGAATGAACCCTGTATTGCCGGATGCCCTGTTTCCATTGATATCCCTGCTTTCATCGCAGAGGCTGCAAAGGGTAACTATGGCAAGTCCGTGGAGATCATCAAGGAGAGCAGCCTGCTCCCATCCATCTGTGGTCGTGTCTGCCCTCAGGAAGCACAATGCCAGAAGTTCTGTACCGTAGGAAAGATGCACAAGGATGTCGAGCAGTCGGTTTCCATTGGTCGCATTGAACGCTATGTTGCTGACTATGCAAGAGAGCATGATCTTGAGAAGGTTCCCCACATCAAGAGCGATAGTGGGCGCAAGGTTGCCGTTGTAGGGTCTGGTCCTGCAAGTATCTCAGCTGCTGCAGATCTGCGCAGGGAAGGCCACTCAGTTGTGATGTTCGAGGCCTTGCACAAGGCTGGGGGAGTATTGGTCTATGGTATTCCTGAGTTCCGTCTTCCCAAGAAGATTGTGGAACATGAATTGCAGAATCTCAAGGAAATGGGCGTTGAGATCAGACCCAACTATCTGGTAGGAAAGACACGAAAAATTACCGACCTGATGGAGAGAGATGGCTTTGATGCCGTTTTTGTCGGATCGGGAGCAGGACTTCCCAAGTTCCTCGGCATTGAGGGCGAGAACTATGTAGGGGTATTCTCAGCAAATGAGTACCTGACCCGGAGCAACCTGATGAAGGCATATGCTGTGGGGAAGTCACGCACCCCTCTCTACCAATCCAAGAAGGTTGCTGTCTTCGGTGGTGGCAACGTTGCAATGGATGCTGCAAGGACTGCAAAGCGTCTTGGTGCAGAGGAAGTATTCATCGTCTATCGACGTACAGAGTTGGAAATGCCTGCCCGTCGCGAGGAAGTGAATCACGCAAAGGAAGAGGGAGTCAAATTCCTGTTCCTCCACTCGCCCCTGAAGATTACCGCTGATGAGAAGGGAAGGGTAAACGGTGTTGAGTTGATCACCTGCGAGTTGGGAGAGCCTGACGCTTCTGGTCGTCGTCGTCCGGTAGAGATCCCAGGCAGTGAGAAAATCTTTGACTTCGATACAGCCATTATTGCCATTGGGAATGACAGCAATCCTCTCATCAAGGCAACAACTGATGGTATTGAGGTTAATCGAAGGGGTAACTTCATTGTCAATGAGGAGACCTGTGAGACCACGCTTAGGGGAGTCTACGCAGGTGGTGATATCGTCCTTGGTGCTGCAACGGTTATCCTTGCCATGGGGCAGGGAAGAAAGGCCGCAAAGGCAATGAATGCCTATCTAGAGGATTTGGCATAA
- a CDS encoding sulfide/dihydroorotate dehydrogenase-like FAD/NAD-binding protein, which yields MNKILAKERLSKEVFRMEIEAPEIAEARKPGQFIILQMGGEFGERIPLTIANADPVKGSITLIFQAVGETTHRLALLEIGDTIENLLGPLGKPTDIKKYGKVVCVGGGIGVAPLFPIVEGMKKAGNEVTVIMGARTKELLIMEEEMRETADEVIVVTDDGSYGRKALVTVPLKEICEEDKPDCVVIIGPPVMMKFAALTTKPYGIHTIVSLNTIMIDGTGMCGGCRVTIGGETKFVCVDGPEFDGHLVDWDNMLLRLGTYKSEEAEAHHRCHIGLNINEGEA from the coding sequence ATGAACAAAATTCTGGCTAAAGAACGGTTATCGAAGGAAGTGTTCCGCATGGAGATCGAAGCCCCTGAGATCGCAGAGGCAAGAAAACCCGGTCAATTCATCATCCTGCAGATGGGTGGGGAATTTGGCGAACGTATTCCTTTGACCATAGCCAATGCAGATCCTGTAAAAGGTTCCATTACCTTGATCTTCCAGGCAGTGGGAGAGACAACCCACCGTCTTGCGCTACTCGAGATCGGGGATACCATTGAAAACCTGTTAGGTCCTTTGGGCAAGCCAACCGATATCAAGAAGTATGGAAAGGTTGTCTGTGTTGGGGGAGGCATAGGTGTTGCCCCTCTCTTCCCTATTGTGGAAGGCATGAAGAAAGCCGGCAATGAGGTTACGGTGATCATGGGCGCACGAACAAAAGAACTCCTGATCATGGAAGAGGAAATGCGGGAAACCGCTGATGAGGTGATTGTTGTCACTGATGATGGTTCCTATGGAAGAAAAGCCTTGGTGACTGTCCCCTTGAAGGAGATTTGTGAAGAGGACAAACCCGATTGTGTGGTCATTATCGGGCCTCCTGTCATGATGAAGTTTGCAGCACTCACCACCAAGCCCTATGGCATCCATACCATTGTATCCCTGAACACCATCATGATCGATGGCACAGGTATGTGCGGCGGTTGTCGTGTCACTATCGGCGGAGAGACAAAGTTTGTCTGTGTCGATGGTCCTGAATTTGATGGTCATCTGGTTGACTGGGATAATATGTTGCTTCGTCTCGGTACCTACAAGAGTGAGGAAGCAGAGGCACACCACCGCTGCCATATTGGACTGAATATCAACGAAGGAGAGGCTTAG
- a CDS encoding cupin domain-containing protein, translated as MIKKATTMQETIKEKMREGTGQVVLKALADEGSVAHCRLFSEIRLEKGCSIGEHNHVNETEYYWITSGKGIVTEVDGDKVVEKGDLVITGGGASHAIRNEEAEPLTFLALIILD; from the coding sequence ATGATTAAAAAAGCAACAACCATGCAAGAAACCATTAAAGAGAAAATGAGAGAAGGAACAGGACAGGTCGTCCTGAAAGCCCTTGCTGATGAAGGCAGTGTAGCCCATTGCAGACTCTTCTCCGAGATTCGTCTGGAGAAAGGCTGCAGCATCGGGGAACACAACCATGTAAACGAAACTGAGTATTACTGGATAACCTCAGGGAAAGGCATTGTTACTGAAGTCGATGGTGACAAGGTCGTGGAAAAAGGAGACTTGGTCATCACCGGCGGCGGTGCAAGTCACGCAATCAGGAATGAGGAAGCAGAACCACTGACCTTCCTGGCACTGATCATTCTCGACTGA